The genomic interval TTTGTTTATCGGCAGAAAAAACATTCGCAATCCCATAATTTTTGTGGATATAAAATAGATTTTGCTCTGGTTCAGAAGGGGGCTCTATACTATATTTTAGATATTGTGCAGCAGATTGCATTTTAAAAAGCGTCTCAGGAATGAGCGTAAAATGCTGATTTTTGAAAGAAAGATTTATTTTTTTCCAGAAACCGGCTTGTAACACCTGATGGTCATCATAAATCAGATTCAGCTGGTCGAGTAATTGTTCGGAAAAGAACAAGGAGGTAAAGCTGAAATCTTCGAGCCAGAGACATTTGCGCTGGGCATCGTCTATAACACAAAATCGGAAGCTATTGCTTCCGATTTGCAAGTTTAATGTATAGTCTGGTATGGAGTCGACACTGAATGCGTCGTCCTTAACTTTTTGATTCAGTTTAAATTTGGCTGTGATACTTTCTAATCCCATTACTAATCTTCCCAGTTTCCTGCTATTGTAGCTTCTTCTCTCGAACCTACTTTTAATGCCTTTTCATTTTTATTTTTTCTTCTCTCCGGATTCACAGGGGCTGTATCTTTAATCTCAAATACATTCACTTTTATATTATTACGATCAATGGTACCAGCGTAGATTTCAAATTGCTTTCCACCACTACCAGGAATTACAGACAGTGTGTTGGGATCAAAATCAGGATAGGTACTGGCAGGAAATAAAGAGTCTCTTACAGGTGTAGTTCCCAGGGTATCAATAATCACCCGTACCGATTCCACTCCTTGTGCATTAATACTATCTACAATCTCTTTACGCTGAATATTGAGGAATTTTCCGTTATTTATAAAATTGGTCAATTCAGACCAGCTGCCGGCATACTTGCCATTTACAGAATAATAACCCGCCTGAATATTTCTCAGCAGTTTTAATTTTTCAATTACACGGGCTTCAATACCGGCAATCCTGCGTTGCTCCAGAATAGGGCCGCGTATGCCATCGTACAATAGGTAACCTAAAATCAGGATAGGAATTAAAAGTACATACGTAAAAATCTTTGTCTTACTCATTTTGGTTTAAGTTTAATGCAAGTATAAAAATTTTAAAAAGTAAAATAAAGTAATATTTCGGGAAAATATATAAAAACACGAATGGAAGTTAAAAAAGCTGGTGTAAAAATCAGCTGGAGCTGTACAGGCAAATATAACCATTCATTTGCAAAATATCATATAAATTAGTAAAACCTTGAAAAAGAGAATGCATCTCTTGCGATTGATAGGTCTGTAGCTCTTGCAAAGCCATAAATTTCACCTCTTTGATAATCTGTTCCTGTAATTCGGGGTCTGTTCCCTGGCGTACTTCCCCTGCCAGCAAGTGTACTTCAAAAAAAGTTCTATGGCATGAAGCTCTTTTCCTATGAATTCATTCACAAATAAAAACCTACCGGTTTTTATTTGAAGCCCTGTTTCCTCTTTAAATTCCCGCTCTAATGTTTGGGCAGCAGATTCGCCAAAATGCATACCCCCGCCCGGCGGTGCCCAGAAAGTATTGGTTTTTCCCAGTCCTCTATGATTGACCAAGAGAATCTGATCGTCTTGCAGACAAATTCCACATACCCGTACCCTAAGTTTTTGACCAAATGTTTTTTTTACTTCCTCGGCAATGTCTGTCATAAGCAGATATAAGGTTATTATGTAACGGAAAAGGAGACAAAAATGGTACATACGCTGATTTTTCGAATAAATGCACGCATAAGAAATCTGGTTCTCGAAACTATCTTTTTAAATTAACCCAATATATTTCGTTTTGATTTTTTTAACACATAGATTTAAACTCTGAATACTGCCTATTTGTATGACTGTTTCTCCGGCCAAACTACTAGCCAAAAGATTTCCTTTTACCCCTACTACAGGCCAGGCCGATTTATTTAAACTGCTCGATTATTTTATTCTTGAAAAAGAAAAATACCGGCAGATATTTTTATTAAAAGGCTTTGCCGGTACCGGAAAAACGACTGTAGTAAGTACTCTGGTAAATATGGAGCGTAAATTCGGCTACCGTTATATACTGCTTGCACCTACTGGCAGAGCCGCAAAAGTAATGGCCAATTATTCCAAACAGAAAGCATTCACCATTCATAAAAAGATTTACTGGCAAACCGCCGATCCTTATACAGGGAACCTGGTGTTTGAACGGCAGAAAAACTACCATACCAATACCATTTTTATCGTAGATGAAGCCTCTATGATTTCGGATGAAGCAGACTTTATCGGAGGAAATGGGCTGCTTGCCGACTTAATAGATTATGTGTTTGAGGATGAAAGCAATAAACTCATGCTCATTGGCGATACTGCCCAGTTGCCCCCAGTGGGACGGGCGGCAAGTCCGGCATTGGATGGGGAATACTTAAAGGTAAATTTCGATGTGAGTGTTCTGGAAAAAGAGCTGGAAGAAGTAATGCGCCAGGACGAACAATCTGGTATATTGATTAATGCGACTGCCTTACGAAATGTATTGCTGCAGAATTCTAACCAGATTAAACTGCATACCAAGTACTTCCCAGATATATATCAGATGACCGGTGAAAAGCTGGAAGATGGACTTCGGTATGCTTACGATAAGTTTGGTATTGAAAACACAATCATCATTTGCCGTTCCAATAAAGCCGCTACCCAGTACAACCAGTTTATCCGCCGGGCGATACATTTCAGCGAAAATGAAATTGATGTGGGCGATTTTTTGATGGTAGTCCGGAATAATTATATAGCTCTTGGTGAAGATGCGCCAGCCGGATTTCTGGCAAATGGAGATTTTGTAGAAATCATGAAAGTAAGTTCTATTGAAGATATGTATGGATTCCGGTTTGCTAACCTGCAGCTCCGCCTGACAGATTATCCCGAACAACCGGAGTTTGAAGCTAAAATTATGCTCAATACTCTTCACTCCTATACGCCAGGACTCAGCCAGGAAGATAATAGGAAATTATACGACAATGTACTGGCCGATTATATGTACATCCGTTCTAAAAAGGAACGCAATGAAGTGGTGAAGCGAGATCCCTATCTGAATGCATTACAGGTAAAGTTTGCCTATGCATTAACGTGTCATAAGTCGCAGGGCGGACAATGGAATGCCGTTTTTGTTGACCAGGGATACCTCACGGAAGATGCAGTAAATACAGAATTTTTACGCTGGCTGTATACAGCCATGACCAGAGCAACTAATCAACTTTTCCTGATGAATTTTGATGCCAAATTCTTTTTGTAATGATCGGTAGTAAGTTCAAATCCCAACAAAGTATGGATTTTGTTACATGTACTTATAAAATATACCAGTGCTAAATATTATAACTCTGCATACATTTAGGTAAGATTTTTGAAATTATTCTATATATCCTTACGTTGTAATGGCAGGGTTATTGCAAAATCCGTTTTTATTAAAAACTTGTATTATCTATATTTGTAACCATTAATTTGATCTCCATGAAAAAACTAACAATTCTGGTATGCAGCCTTTTTATGGCGTTTGCTGCATTTGCACAAAATAATACCCAGGCCAAGGCACCAGCCGCTAAAATTACTTTCGATGAGAAAACACACGATTTTGGCGATATCAAACAAGGCGACAAAGTAGAATTTACATTTAAATTCAAAAATACGGGTACAGAACCTCTGATAATTTCTAATGTACAAACTACTTGCGGTTGTACGGCTACCAACTGGACCAAAGAACCTGTTGCTCCGGGCAAAACTGGTGAAGTTGCCGCTTCTTTTAATAGTGCAGGTAAAATGGGCCAGCAAAATAAAGTGATTTCGGTATATTATAATGGTGGTATGGAAACAGTTTCTATTGTTACCAATGTATTGCCTGCCAAAGCAGACGCTGCTAATTAAAATACTAAATAAAGAATTTCCTCTTTTACATATCAGCCCTTCACAATTGAAGGGCTTTTTGTTTTATACATTTTTAGAAAGACTAATGATGAGCAATATCCAGCCGGCAATCATCAGTACGCCACCAATTGGGGTAACTGCACCCCACCAACGTGTTCCGGTTAAACACAAAATATAGAGCGAGCCTGAAAAAATAAGGGTTCCGGCTAACATCAATTGCCCGGAATAATGCAGAAGTTTAGCGTCTATGCGGAATAAAAGTAATCCTAAAAACAAAAGAGCCAGAGCATGATAAAACTGGTAGCGAACAGCAGTTTCAAAGGTATCTGTCCGTTGGGAAGCCTCCAGTAATCCTTTTAAAGCATGTGCACCAAAAGCGCCAATGGCCACACCCAGGCCACCGAGAATAGCGCCAGAGATCAAGAATAATTTTTGCATGAGAATAAAATTAGAATCTATATAGGCAGATGCCTGTAACAGCGCCTACTTTGTTGAATGCTTTATTATGAGTATGATGTTCAAACTTGCTTATTTTTATTAAGCTTTTAATCGTCTTACATTCATTTTTTGCAATTTAGTATAAAGGTATTTTCCACTTATGTATTCATTTCTCATCCGGCATCTTTCCAGATATATTTCTTTAGAACCTCAGGAAATTACCCTGCTGACAGAGTCATTTAAACTTAAGCATTTAAAAAAGAAAGACTTTTTGCTGCATCAGGGGGAAGTGAGCAGGTTTGAAACGTTTGTAAATAAAGGTTGCCTACGGGCTTTTCATATTACAAATAAGGGCGAAGAACATATTGTACAATTTGCTGTGGAAGACTGGTGGATTGGCGATATGTACAGCTTCCTTACCCAGACACCGGCTATGTACACGATTGAAGCCCTTGAAGATTGTGAATTGTTGCAAATTGACAAAAATGGCCTGGAAGAATTATACCTGAAATTGCCCAAAATGGAGCGCTTTTTCAGAATTATTATTCAAAATGCTTTTGTGGCTTCCCAGAAACGTATTATCTCATCCATGAGCCAGACAGCTGATGAAAGATACCTAGCCTTTATTGAAAAATATCCTGCCATCGAACAACGGATTCCACAATACCAGGTGGCTGCTTATCTTGGTATTACACCTGAGTTTTTAAGCCGCATCCGAAAAAAGTTTGCCAGTAAATAATTGTAGAGCTTTGCAATTCCTTTCTGCCCACTATAATTTGTATACTATGCATTTCCGGGATTTAAACTTTTTGCCCATATTACGGCCTCCAATAAATAGAATATGCCTGTAAACAAATGTGTATTTCTGGACCGGGATGGGGTGTTGAATGAAGAAATTAATGACTATGTGTATTCGCTGGATAAGCTAATTATTCCGAAAGGCATGCCTGAGGCCATTGCTATGCTCAAACAGGCAGGGTATCTACTGGTAGTCGTTACCAATCAGGCCGGAATTGCCAAAGGTTTATATCGTAAACAGGAAGTACAGGCATGCCATCAGAAAATACAGGAAGCTTGCGGACATTTAATAGATGCTTTATACTATTGTCCGTATCATCCTAAATTCGATTCAGAATCCTTATTGCGCAAACCTGGTTCATTGATGCTGGAAAAAGCAGCTGCCAGATTTAATATTGATATTACACTTTCGTGGATGGTGGGTGACAGACAGCGGGATATTGAAGCCGGGCAAAAAGTAGGAGCCGGTACTGTTTTTATTGAAGGGGCTGGTACAGGAGAAACACATACGGCCGATTATGTGGCAAAGGATTTATGGGAAGCAGCACAACTGATTGTAAGCAAACAAAAAAGGTAAGATTTACATCTTACCTTTATCTTGTGAAGTCTTTATGCTGGCGTGCCCTGACGACTGGTCTGTAGGGTTAGCTTTGGAATATACCGGACAAGTATAGTTTCTTCCGCAAGAAGCCAATGCCATAATAGCGACCAGAGACAGGATGTATAGCTTTTTCATAAGATTGTTAGTTAGCTTAGTCATAAACCTGTTTAAATTTAGTAAAAATAATCCTTTATCCTATCACTCACCATTTACCGTGCTTTATATAACGGAAAAAAGGTGTAATGTTTTACAGATAAGCGGTAGAATATTTTAAGAGAGTAGCAATATCTTTTGAATATTGCTACGTTACTTACTGTCTGAATCCAAGAATTTTGAGCATAGATTCACTATCCTGCTCCGGAGCAAATAACCTGGTAATAACCTTGCCAGTTGAATCCCGGTCAATAATTACGTGTTTGGGGGCCGGAATCAGGCAATGCTGAATACCTCCATATCCACCCAATGATTCCTGGTAAGCACCGGTATGGAAAAATCCGATATAGAGTTTTTCGTTTTCTTCTATCACAGGTAAGAATACTTCGGATGTATGCGCCTCGGAGTTATAATAATCCATACTATCGCAGGTAAGTCCGCCCAGGTTCACTTTATGATAAGTATTATCCCA from Rhodocytophaga rosea carries:
- a CDS encoding Crp/Fnr family transcriptional regulator — translated: MYSFLIRHLSRYISLEPQEITLLTESFKLKHLKKKDFLLHQGEVSRFETFVNKGCLRAFHITNKGEEHIVQFAVEDWWIGDMYSFLTQTPAMYTIEALEDCELLQIDKNGLEELYLKLPKMERFFRIIIQNAFVASQKRIISSMSQTADERYLAFIEKYPAIEQRIPQYQVAAYLGITPEFLSRIRKKFASK
- a CDS encoding ATP-dependent DNA helicase yields the protein MTVSPAKLLAKRFPFTPTTGQADLFKLLDYFILEKEKYRQIFLLKGFAGTGKTTVVSTLVNMERKFGYRYILLAPTGRAAKVMANYSKQKAFTIHKKIYWQTADPYTGNLVFERQKNYHTNTIFIVDEASMISDEADFIGGNGLLADLIDYVFEDESNKLMLIGDTAQLPPVGRAASPALDGEYLKVNFDVSVLEKELEEVMRQDEQSGILINATALRNVLLQNSNQIKLHTKYFPDIYQMTGEKLEDGLRYAYDKFGIENTIIICRSNKAATQYNQFIRRAIHFSENEIDVGDFLMVVRNNYIALGEDAPAGFLANGDFVEIMKVSSIEDMYGFRFANLQLRLTDYPEQPEFEAKIMLNTLHSYTPGLSQEDNRKLYDNVLADYMYIRSKKERNEVVKRDPYLNALQVKFAYALTCHKSQGGQWNAVFVDQGYLTEDAVNTEFLRWLYTAMTRATNQLFLMNFDAKFFL
- a CDS encoding DUF3822 family protein, producing the protein MGLESITAKFKLNQKVKDDAFSVDSIPDYTLNLQIGSNSFRFCVIDDAQRKCLWLEDFSFTSLFFSEQLLDQLNLIYDDHQVLQAGFWKKINLSFKNQHFTLIPETLFKMQSAAQYLKYSIEPPSEPEQNLFYIHKNYGIANVFSADKQTLEWFRAIYLNKQIQLLHYSSALIEGTLSQNKEVAAKQVIISVEQSYLTIIVSQQQQLLFCNTFYYMSVQDFSYYVMLVIGELNLDPETCKVILYGELSHDSAIFSHLYRYIRNITFGTKPSSINFNYKFDEVLDHRYFDVYSIHLCE
- a CDS encoding D-glycero-alpha-D-manno-heptose-1,7-bisphosphate 7-phosphatase — its product is MPVNKCVFLDRDGVLNEEINDYVYSLDKLIIPKGMPEAIAMLKQAGYLLVVVTNQAGIAKGLYRKQEVQACHQKIQEACGHLIDALYYCPYHPKFDSESLLRKPGSLMLEKAAARFNIDITLSWMVGDRQRDIEAGQKVGAGTVFIEGAGTGETHTADYVAKDLWEAAQLIVSKQKR
- a CDS encoding DUF423 domain-containing protein, with product MQKLFLISGAILGGLGVAIGAFGAHALKGLLEASQRTDTFETAVRYQFYHALALLFLGLLLFRIDAKLLHYSGQLMLAGTLIFSGSLYILCLTGTRWWGAVTPIGGVLMIAGWILLIISLSKNV
- a CDS encoding NUDIX domain-containing protein; this translates as MTDIAEEVKKTFGQKLRVRVCGICLQDDQILLVNHRGLGKTNTFWAPPGGGMHFGESAAQTLEREFKEETGLQIKTGRFLFVNEFIGKELHAIELFLKYTCWQGKYAREQTPNYRNRLSKR
- a CDS encoding DUF1573 domain-containing protein; protein product: MKKLTILVCSLFMAFAAFAQNNTQAKAPAAKITFDEKTHDFGDIKQGDKVEFTFKFKNTGTEPLIISNVQTTCGCTATNWTKEPVAPGKTGEVAASFNSAGKMGQQNKVISVYYNGGMETVSIVTNVLPAKADAAN